Sequence from the Halobaculum rubrum genome:
AGCCTCGACGCGCGCGGGTACGTCGGCGTGCTGCTCGGGATCGCGGGGGTCGGGCTGGTCGCCCAGCCGTCGCCGTCGAACCTCGGCGGCGACACGACGATCGGCGTCGCGCTCGTGTTCGTCGCCGCCGTCGCCGTCTCCTTCGGCAGCGTCGCGACCCGCTGGTTGGAGCCGGACTCCGAGGCGCTGCCGCGAACGGCGTGGGGAATGGCGCTCGGCGCCGTCGTGCTTCACGTGCTCAGCGTCGCCGCCGGCGAACCCCAACCGCTCCCGACGGCGCTGTCGCCGGCAGTGGGTTTCTCGCTGGTGTTCCTCGGCGTGTTCGCCTCCGCGATCGGCTACGCCATCTACTTCGGGCTGCTCGACCTGCTGGGGCCCTTCGAGATCAACCTCGTGAGCTACGTCGTGCCGATCGTCGCGACGGTCGCCGGCGCGCTCATCCTCTCGGAACCGGTCACGCCGCTGACCGTGGTCGGGTTCGTCGTCGTCGTCGCCGGCTTCGTGCTCGTGAAGCGGGAGGCGATCCGGCGGGAACTCGACGGGCGCCACTGGTGACGGGGGCGACAGCGCTCGGGGAGTGACAGCCGTGTGGCGGGCGCGCGCAGTCGAGTCGTGTGGAGTCGCGGAGTCGAGCCGAGCCTACGAGTCGGCGTCGCCGTCACGGAGCTCGTCGATGTCCGCCAACAGTTCCTCGGCGTGGTCCTCGGGGGAGACGCCCTCGTAGACGCGCTCGATCCGACCGTCGGGGCCGATGAGATACGTGTTGCGGAAGACGCCCTCGACGACGTCGCCGAAGAGGTTCTTCTCGCCGTAGGAGTCGTAGGCGTCGGAGACGGTGCCGTCCTCGTCGGACAACAGCGGGAACGGGAGGTCGTGCTTCCGGGCGAACGCTTTCAGGTCATCGACGGGGTCGTCGCTCACGCCGAGGATCGCCGCCTCGCGCTCCTCGAACTCGTCGTAGGCGTCGCGAAACCCGCACGCCTCGGTCGTACAGCCCGGAGTGTCGGCTCTGGGGTAGAAGTACAGGACGACGCGGCGTCCTTCGAACTCCGCGAGCGATACCTCGCGATCGACGTGGTCTGGAAGCGAGAAGGCGGGCGCCTCGGTGCCTGGGTCGAGCATACGCGTCGATCGGACGGCGGGATGAAAAGCGGTGTCGGTGTCGCAGTCGTCGGCGACGTGGAACGCGACGCCTG
This genomic interval carries:
- a CDS encoding DMT family transporter; this encodes MSTSRNAALFLALGICWGGSFPAIEVGLTELRPLLLGAYRFDIGALVALAYVGWRAEEPVPRSRTDLGAVVVAGLLFVVANIAFLAYGQQYTTGGIASIVYSLNPILTTFFTVWLLDEGSLDARGYVGVLLGIAGVGLVAQPSPSNLGGDTTIGVALVFVAAVAVSFGSVATRWLEPDSEALPRTAWGMALGAVVLHVLSVAAGEPQPLPTALSPAVGFSLVFLGVFASAIGYAIYFGLLDLLGPFEINLVSYVVPIVATVAGALILSEPVTPLTVVGFVVVVAGFVLVKREAIRRELDGRHW
- the bcp gene encoding thioredoxin-dependent thiol peroxidase, which encodes MLDPGTEAPAFSLPDHVDREVSLAEFEGRRVVLYFYPRADTPGCTTEACGFRDAYDEFEEREAAILGVSDDPVDDLKAFARKHDLPFPLLSDEDGTVSDAYDSYGEKNLFGDVVEGVFRNTYLIGPDGRIERVYEGVSPEDHAEELLADIDELRDGDADS